A genomic window from Pseudoalteromonas piratica includes:
- a CDS encoding SIS domain-containing protein — translation MEAITNSYLASLERHRNVFAIMEQYQQQSLSLLNACQDTLAKGGKVIWFGNGGSAADSQHLAAEFVVRYKNERGPLASIALTTDTSILTAHSNDYHFDTVFERQVLALCKPEDLVIGLTTSGTSPNINLALEAANNIGAYTVALTGRDGGKVKDIAKLPIIIANDETARIQEAHMFIGHWLCEAIDMLVAQKS, via the coding sequence ATGGAAGCGATAACAAACTCATATTTAGCAAGCTTAGAGCGTCACCGTAATGTGTTCGCCATTATGGAGCAATATCAACAGCAATCATTGTCACTATTAAATGCTTGCCAAGATACGTTGGCAAAAGGTGGTAAAGTTATTTGGTTTGGTAATGGTGGCAGTGCTGCTGACTCGCAACATTTAGCGGCTGAATTTGTAGTGCGTTATAAAAACGAACGTGGTCCTCTTGCATCGATTGCCTTGACAACCGATACGTCAATTCTTACCGCTCACTCAAACGATTATCATTTTGATACTGTGTTTGAACGTCAAGTTTTAGCGCTATGTAAGCCTGAAGATTTAGTGATTGGTTTAACAACATCGGGTACTAGCCCTAACATTAACCTTGCATTAGAAGCAGCCAATAATATTGGTGCTTACACTGTGGCGTTAACGGGTCGTGATGGTGGCAAAGTAAAAGATATTGCTAAGTTACCAATCATTATCGCTAATGATGAAACAGCACGTATTCAAGAAGCGCATATGTTTATTGGCCATTGGCTATGTGAAGCAATTGATATGTTAGTTGCACAAAAGAGCTAA
- the hldE gene encoding bifunctional D-glycero-beta-D-manno-heptose-7-phosphate kinase/D-glycero-beta-D-manno-heptose 1-phosphate adenylyltransferase HldE: MDLSYFNRLASSKILVVGDVMLDRYWHGDTGRISPEAPVPVVKVSGLEDKAGGAANVAKNIAHLDGKVSLLGIIGDDDNGQSLEALLKSENIDSRLIRQQEAPTIAKMRVISRHQQVVRLDLEERFSEAHSTLLLNQLKAIVSEFDLVVFSDYNKGSLHLISEMIAVAKNAGKTVLVDPKSKQLADYRGADFITPNLTEFKAAGGVIGDEEIITQSARTIVAECGLGAMLLTRSEQGMSLITPNEKHDFAAQVHEVSDVTGAGDTVIATLAVMLSTGMPASQAVEIANIAAGLVVAKLGAATVSPEELSAKLTQYLRDTGEQYQAPAEEVLHHIELARQRGETIVFTNGCFDILHAGHVRYLAQAKARGDKLVVGLNNDESISRLKGATRPVNPLDERATVISALASVDWVIPFGLEAENDTPAKLIERVKPDVLVKGGDYKVSEIAGADFVLASGGKVEVLEFVNGCSTSNVIKKIQSDG; the protein is encoded by the coding sequence ATGGATTTATCATATTTTAATCGATTAGCCAGCAGCAAAATTTTAGTTGTTGGCGACGTTATGCTCGACCGTTACTGGCATGGTGATACCGGCCGTATTTCACCTGAAGCACCAGTCCCTGTTGTAAAGGTGAGTGGTCTTGAAGATAAAGCTGGTGGTGCAGCAAATGTTGCGAAAAACATTGCACATCTTGATGGCAAAGTAAGTTTGCTTGGCATTATTGGTGATGATGATAACGGGCAAAGCTTAGAAGCGTTACTTAAATCAGAAAATATTGATTCGAGACTAATTCGCCAACAAGAAGCGCCAACAATTGCAAAAATGCGTGTTATTAGTCGCCATCAGCAAGTGGTGCGATTGGATTTAGAAGAGCGTTTTAGCGAAGCACATTCCACATTGCTGCTTAATCAGCTTAAAGCAATTGTGAGTGAATTTGATTTAGTTGTGTTCTCTGATTACAACAAAGGCTCATTGCACTTAATTTCAGAAATGATCGCCGTGGCTAAAAACGCTGGTAAAACGGTATTGGTAGACCCAAAATCAAAGCAATTGGCGGATTATCGTGGTGCAGACTTTATCACACCAAACCTTACCGAGTTTAAAGCTGCTGGTGGCGTGATTGGTGATGAAGAAATCATTACACAAAGTGCCCGCACCATTGTGGCTGAATGTGGCTTAGGCGCGATGTTGCTTACTCGCTCTGAACAGGGCATGTCACTTATTACGCCTAACGAAAAACATGATTTTGCTGCGCAAGTTCATGAAGTGTCAGATGTAACGGGGGCAGGTGACACCGTTATTGCGACACTAGCGGTAATGTTAAGTACAGGCATGCCAGCTTCGCAAGCGGTTGAAATAGCAAATATTGCCGCGGGTCTTGTGGTTGCGAAACTAGGCGCGGCTACCGTGTCGCCAGAAGAGTTAAGTGCTAAATTAACTCAGTATCTTCGCGATACCGGCGAGCAATATCAAGCGCCAGCAGAAGAGGTGCTGCACCATATTGAGTTAGCGCGCCAACGCGGTGAAACAATCGTATTTACTAATGGTTGCTTTGATATTTTACATGCGGGTCATGTTCGTTATTTAGCACAAGCTAAAGCCCGCGGTGATAAGCTGGTGGTTGGTTTAAATAATGATGAATCAATTAGTCGTTTGAAAGGTGCTACGCGACCAGTAAACCCGTTGGATGAGCGTGCTACCGTTATCAGTGCCTTGGCATCTGTAGACTGGGTAATCCCATTTGGTTTAGAAGCCGAAAATGATACGCCAGCAAAACTAATTGAACGTGTTAAACCCGATGTATTAGTAAAAGGCGGCGATTATAAAGTGTCAGAAATTGCTGGTGCAGATTTTGTGTTAGCGAGTGGTGGCAAAGTAGAAGTACTCGAATTTGTGAATGGGTGCTCTACGTCAAACGTGATTAAAAAAATCCAAAGCGATGGCTAA
- a CDS encoding 3-deoxy-D-manno-octulosonic acid kinase: MLSIQRLGSTSIITPKSFNGEFDTSLFDVNFLATNDLIRAEKKGRASTYFFDCGEKTGVLRHYWRGGLIGKLLSDQYLFLGLNNTRTFQEFELLVEMQQKGLPVPSPIAAKVTRSGFIYRGDIITEALPNAQSVLDILKTRALSEQEFSQIAATIANFHNHGVGHADLNINNILISNSQVYLIDFDRGTLGTFNAKRNQSNIDRLARSFTKESNRNSPFYWQESNWQVFIKAYKSALKPI, from the coding sequence ATGCTTTCAATTCAACGTTTGGGTTCAACCTCAATTATTACGCCAAAATCATTTAACGGTGAGTTTGATACGTCCCTATTTGATGTGAACTTTCTTGCCACAAACGATTTAATTCGTGCAGAAAAAAAAGGTCGAGCTTCAACGTATTTTTTTGATTGTGGCGAAAAAACTGGCGTGTTGCGTCATTACTGGCGTGGCGGCTTAATCGGCAAATTATTGAGCGATCAATACCTTTTCTTAGGACTAAACAATACTCGCACTTTTCAAGAGTTTGAATTGCTCGTAGAAATGCAACAAAAAGGCTTGCCTGTGCCCTCTCCGATTGCAGCAAAAGTAACTCGCTCAGGTTTTATTTATCGTGGTGATATTATTACCGAAGCGTTACCAAACGCACAAAGCGTTCTCGATATTCTAAAAACCCGCGCGCTTTCAGAACAAGAGTTCAGCCAAATTGCAGCCACTATCGCAAATTTTCATAATCATGGCGTGGGGCATGCCGACCTTAATATCAACAATATTCTTATCAGTAATAGCCAAGTATATTTAATTGATTTTGACAGAGGCACATTAGGTACGTTTAATGCGAAACGAAATCAAAGCAATATTGACCGACTTGCACGATCATTTACCAAAGAGTCAAATCGCAACAGTCCGTTTTATTGGCAAGAAAGTAATTGGCAGGTGTTTATAAAGGCATATAAGAGCGCACTAAAGCCAATTTAG
- a CDS encoding glycosyltransferase family 9 protein has product MSLQGPFNDICILRLSAIGDVCHAVSAVQAIQRHYPNAKITWVVGKIEAMLLADLPGVELVVFDKKQGKAAYQTLKQHFKGRKFDVLLHMQVALRANLAARVIPAKVKVGFDWHRAKEGHFLFTNHRIEAEKEAHVLEGFRGFAKAIGVPHYEPSWQMPVNQEDRDFAEQILSPLGEKILVLSPAASKAERNWLPERYAEIADYAQEQGFSIVITGGPTELEITLAKKIENAMSSKALNLVGKTNLKQLLCVLEKASLVIAPDTGPAHMAVTMATPVIGLYAHSNPARTGPYLYQDYVVEVYHHNLKQQTGKTAAQLPWGTRVKGKELMQQISVESVKQMFDRVVKEKAL; this is encoded by the coding sequence GTGAGTTTACAGGGCCCATTCAACGATATTTGTATTTTGCGTCTTTCGGCAATTGGCGATGTGTGTCATGCCGTTTCGGCCGTTCAGGCGATTCAAAGGCACTACCCAAACGCTAAAATCACTTGGGTGGTAGGCAAAATCGAGGCGATGTTACTGGCAGATTTACCAGGTGTAGAACTCGTTGTTTTTGACAAAAAGCAAGGTAAAGCGGCTTATCAGACTCTTAAACAGCATTTTAAAGGCCGTAAGTTTGATGTACTGCTTCATATGCAGGTTGCACTGCGTGCCAATTTAGCGGCGCGAGTGATTCCTGCAAAAGTAAAAGTCGGCTTTGATTGGCATCGTGCAAAAGAAGGGCACTTCTTATTTACTAATCATCGTATTGAGGCTGAAAAAGAAGCGCATGTACTCGAGGGTTTTCGTGGTTTCGCAAAAGCCATTGGTGTGCCACATTATGAGCCATCGTGGCAGATGCCAGTAAACCAAGAAGATCGAGACTTTGCTGAACAAATATTATCGCCACTTGGCGAAAAAATACTGGTGCTTTCACCTGCTGCAAGTAAAGCCGAGCGTAATTGGTTACCTGAGCGTTATGCTGAAATAGCGGATTATGCTCAAGAACAAGGTTTTAGTATTGTGATAACCGGTGGCCCTACAGAGCTTGAAATTACCCTTGCAAAGAAAATTGAAAATGCGATGTCATCGAAAGCACTTAACCTTGTAGGTAAAACAAATCTAAAGCAACTGTTATGCGTATTAGAAAAAGCGTCGCTGGTTATAGCGCCTGATACGGGGCCTGCGCATATGGCGGTCACAATGGCGACTCCTGTGATTGGACTGTATGCACACTCAAATCCGGCACGTACCGGCCCTTATTTATACCAAGATTATGTGGTTGAGGTATATCATCACAACTTAAAACAGCAAACAGGAAAGACTGCGGCTCAATTGCCCTGGGGCACACGTGTTAAAGGTAAAGAGCTCATGCAGCAAATTAGTGTAGAGAGTGTAAAGCAGATGTTTGACCGTGTAGTAAAAGAAAAGGCATTGTAA
- the gmhB gene encoding D-glycero-beta-D-manno-heptose 1,7-bisphosphate 7-phosphatase → MANKAVFLDRDGVVNVDHAYVYKIEDFEFIDGVFEACQLFQAAGYKIVIVTNQSGIGRGYYSEQDFHLLTKWMVAQFSAHDIEVSKVYFCPHHPTKGVAGYQQDCDCRKPKPGMLLRGVEELALDASECIMFGDKGSDMLAAKAAGFKKKILVKSGQSLSEQELLLADEVWDSLDCAREKFSENN, encoded by the coding sequence ATGGCTAATAAAGCAGTTTTCCTTGATCGAGATGGTGTTGTTAACGTAGACCACGCTTATGTATATAAAATCGAAGATTTTGAGTTTATTGATGGCGTATTTGAAGCGTGTCAGTTATTTCAAGCTGCCGGCTACAAGATTGTGATTGTAACCAACCAATCGGGTATTGGTCGTGGCTACTACTCAGAGCAAGACTTTCATTTACTGACAAAATGGATGGTTGCGCAATTTAGCGCACACGATATAGAAGTAAGTAAAGTCTACTTTTGCCCGCATCACCCAACAAAAGGTGTTGCAGGCTACCAGCAAGATTGTGATTGTCGTAAGCCAAAACCCGGTATGTTGTTGCGAGGAGTTGAAGAGCTTGCGCTTGATGCATCTGAGTGCATTATGTTTGGCGATAAAGGATCGGATATGTTAGCGGCTAAGGCTGCAGGCTTTAAAAAGAAAATTTTAGTTAAATCAGGCCAAAGCTTAAGTGAGCAAGAACTTTTACTTGCTGATGAAGTATGGGACTCACTCGATTGTGCGCGTGAAAAGTTTAGTGAAAACAACTGA
- a CDS encoding glycine C-acetyltransferase, translating to MRASAFFDQLKQQIDQVKEDGLYKSERVITSQQQAEIQVASGDSVINFCANNYLGLANHPELINAAKAGLDDHGFGVASVRFICGTQDIHKTLETKISNFLQTEDTILYSSCFDANAGLFETILGPEDAIISDSLNHASIIDGVRLCKAKRFRYANNDMADLEQQLIAADEAGVKTKLIATDGVFSMDGVICNLEALCDLADKYDALVMVDDSHAVGFVGENGRGTPEYCNVMDRVDIITGTLGKALGGASGGYTSGKAEIVEWLRQRSRPYLFSNSLAPSIVTASIKVLDMLADGKELRDTLWQNAAYFREQMEAAGFTCAGKDHAIIPVMLGDAKLAAEMADKLLAEGIYVTGFSFPVVPKGQARIRTQISAAHTREQLDKAIAAFTRIGKELGII from the coding sequence ATGAGAGCATCTGCATTTTTTGATCAGCTTAAGCAACAGATTGACCAAGTAAAAGAAGATGGATTATATAAAAGCGAGCGAGTGATCACGTCACAACAGCAAGCTGAAATTCAAGTTGCATCAGGCGACTCAGTAATTAACTTTTGTGCAAATAACTACTTAGGTTTAGCAAATCACCCAGAGTTAATTAATGCAGCAAAGGCCGGTTTGGATGATCATGGCTTTGGCGTTGCGTCAGTTCGTTTTATCTGTGGTACGCAAGATATTCATAAAACATTAGAAACCAAGATCAGTAACTTTTTACAAACAGAAGATACCATTCTTTACTCATCTTGTTTTGATGCTAACGCAGGTCTGTTTGAAACGATTTTAGGTCCTGAAGATGCCATTATTTCAGACTCGTTAAACCATGCTTCAATTATTGATGGTGTGCGTTTATGTAAAGCAAAACGCTTCCGTTATGCCAATAACGACATGGCTGATTTAGAGCAGCAATTAATCGCTGCTGATGAAGCGGGTGTTAAAACTAAACTTATTGCTACAGATGGCGTGTTCTCAATGGACGGCGTTATTTGTAACTTAGAAGCATTGTGTGACCTTGCTGACAAATACGATGCACTGGTTATGGTTGATGATTCTCACGCTGTGGGTTTTGTTGGCGAAAACGGTCGTGGTACGCCTGAATACTGCAATGTAATGGACCGCGTAGATATCATCACGGGTACATTAGGCAAAGCACTAGGTGGCGCTTCAGGTGGTTATACTTCAGGTAAAGCTGAAATTGTAGAATGGTTACGTCAGCGTTCTCGTCCTTACTTATTCTCAAATTCTCTCGCGCCTTCAATCGTTACAGCGTCAATCAAAGTACTTGATATGCTAGCTGATGGTAAAGAGCTGCGTGATACACTTTGGCAAAATGCGGCTTACTTCCGTGAGCAAATGGAAGCGGCTGGCTTTACTTGTGCAGGTAAAGATCACGCAATTATTCCAGTTATGTTAGGCGATGCTAAATTAGCTGCAGAGATGGCTGATAAATTACTTGCTGAAGGTATTTACGTAACAGGTTTCTCATTCCCTGTAGTACCAAAAGGACAAGCGCGTATTCGTACACAGATCTCTGCTGCACATACCCGTGAGCAATTAGATAAAGCAATTGCGGCATTTACCCGTATTGGTAAAGAATTAGGTATCATTTAA
- the tdh gene encoding L-threonine 3-dehydrogenase, which yields MKALSKLKAEPGIWMTETAKPEVGHNDLLIKIRKTAICGTDVHIYKWDEWSQNTIPVPMVVGHEYVGEVVDMGQEVRGFKVGDRVSGEGHITCGHCRNCRAGRVHLCRNTTGVGVNREGAFAEYLVIPAYNAFKIPDNIPDELASIFDPFGNAVHTALSFDLVGEDVLITGAGPIGIMAAAVAKHVGARHVVITDVNEYRLDLARKMGATRAVNVANEKLEDVMNELGMTEGFDIGLEMSGVPSAFNSMLNNMNHGGKIAMLGIPPSDMAVDWNQVIFKGLIIKGIYGREMFETWYKMASLIQSGLDLSPIITHEFHIDDFQQGFDTMISGLSGKVILNWD from the coding sequence ATGAAAGCATTATCAAAACTTAAAGCTGAACCAGGGATCTGGATGACAGAAACGGCTAAACCGGAAGTTGGCCACAATGACTTATTAATTAAAATCCGTAAAACAGCAATTTGTGGTACCGATGTACACATTTACAAGTGGGATGAGTGGTCACAAAATACTATTCCAGTACCTATGGTTGTTGGTCACGAATACGTTGGCGAAGTAGTGGATATGGGCCAAGAAGTACGTGGTTTTAAAGTTGGTGATCGCGTATCGGGTGAAGGCCATATTACCTGTGGTCACTGTCGTAACTGTCGTGCAGGCCGAGTTCACTTATGTCGTAACACGACGGGTGTAGGTGTAAACCGCGAAGGTGCATTTGCCGAATACTTAGTTATTCCAGCCTACAATGCGTTTAAAATCCCAGATAATATCCCGGATGAATTAGCATCAATCTTTGACCCATTTGGTAATGCAGTGCACACAGCGCTGTCGTTTGACTTAGTGGGTGAAGATGTACTGATTACTGGCGCAGGCCCTATTGGTATTATGGCTGCAGCGGTTGCTAAACACGTGGGTGCACGCCATGTGGTAATTACTGATGTGAATGAATACCGTTTAGACCTAGCTCGTAAAATGGGTGCAACACGTGCCGTAAACGTGGCGAACGAGAAATTAGAAGATGTGATGAATGAACTTGGCATGACAGAAGGCTTTGATATAGGCCTTGAAATGTCAGGTGTGCCGAGCGCGTTTAATAGCATGTTAAATAACATGAATCATGGCGGTAAAATTGCCATGCTAGGTATTCCGCCATCAGATATGGCGGTTGACTGGAATCAGGTTATTTTTAAAGGGTTAATCATTAAAGGTATTTATGGTCGTGAAATGTTTGAAACTTGGTACAAAATGGCAAGTTTGATTCAATCTGGCTTAGATTTATCGCCAATTATTACTCACGAATTCCACATTGATGACTTCCAACAAGGCTTTGATACGATGATTTCAGGCCTGTCAGGCAAAGTTATTTTAAATTGGGATTAA
- the glpE gene encoding thiosulfate sulfurtransferase GlpE, translated as MSYKHISVSQTAALLSNDDVVIADIRDPNSFQSARIPGSERLSNENLGQFLNEKDYEQPIVVVCYHGISSQTAASYLVEQGFEDVYSMDGGFAAWGTEQADNVESGA; from the coding sequence ATGTCATATAAACATATTTCTGTGTCGCAAACAGCGGCATTATTATCTAATGACGATGTTGTTATTGCCGATATTCGTGATCCAAATAGTTTCCAATCTGCGCGTATTCCTGGGTCAGAGCGTTTATCTAATGAAAACTTGGGACAATTTTTAAATGAAAAAGATTACGAACAACCTATTGTAGTTGTTTGCTATCATGGCATAAGCTCTCAAACAGCGGCAAGCTATTTGGTAGAGCAAGGATTTGAAGACGTCTACAGTATGGATGGTGGTTTTGCAGCATGGGGCACTGAACAAGCGGATAACGTTGAATCAGGTGCATAA
- the glpG gene encoding rhomboid family intramembrane serine protease GlpG: MKQLTTLNNVRAAQGFCDYLNSINIRCVLKPISRESVSLLVTEEQFESAEKELTEFQANPHQAKYLDASWQVGSTNSGLSYGGNPLNLVPRFLKLSLLIQSVSLLSIVVYGAFVLGGFEWLFPYLQFSPTAPHTWLTPTIMHFSAMHLVFNLMWWMYLGDKITEQLGKRFLVLVFMVTALASNWLQFTFVDANFGGLSGVVYGLLGFCWLYGHTSGNTQLAISPSIVGFMLVWLVLGFADLLFINMANWAHLGGLIAGAMLGVFIARRHKKSKVN; the protein is encoded by the coding sequence GTGAAGCAACTTACTACGCTAAATAATGTAAGAGCTGCACAAGGCTTTTGTGATTACTTAAACAGCATTAATATTCGCTGTGTATTAAAGCCAATTAGCCGTGAAAGCGTTTCTTTGCTTGTAACAGAAGAGCAGTTTGAGAGCGCTGAAAAAGAACTTACCGAATTTCAAGCAAACCCTCACCAAGCCAAGTATCTTGATGCATCTTGGCAGGTTGGCTCAACCAACAGTGGGTTAAGTTACGGTGGCAACCCGCTTAACTTGGTACCGCGTTTTTTGAAGCTTTCATTACTTATTCAAAGCGTGTCACTGTTATCAATTGTGGTATATGGGGCGTTTGTTTTAGGTGGCTTCGAATGGCTTTTTCCATATCTTCAGTTTTCTCCTACAGCACCGCACACTTGGCTTACGCCGACTATTATGCATTTTTCAGCAATGCATTTGGTCTTTAACTTGATGTGGTGGATGTATTTAGGAGATAAAATCACTGAGCAATTAGGTAAGCGGTTTTTAGTACTTGTATTTATGGTTACTGCGCTTGCAAGTAATTGGCTGCAGTTTACGTTTGTTGATGCAAATTTTGGTGGCTTATCAGGCGTGGTGTATGGTCTACTTGGGTTTTGCTGGTTGTATGGCCATACTTCAGGCAATACTCAGTTAGCTATAAGCCCATCAATTGTTGGCTTTATGTTGGTGTGGTTAGTACTGGGTTTTGCAGATCTCTTGTTTATTAATATGGCAAACTGGGCACACTTAGGTGGGCTTATTGCTGGTGCGATGCTTGGTGTGTTCATTGCTAGAAGGCATAAAAAAAGCAAAGTTAATTAA
- a CDS encoding flagellar basal body-associated protein FliL has product MRSLSIFLITLILSLSTPKVLAASNFGYFGFEPDIITNYIATSNKKLGYVRVTVELMIKDMGNLEVVEHHSPLLRDAIVEIISKEQEERVKSLTGREEIRKKCSDRIKELLKEETGQEVVHDVLFTKYLYY; this is encoded by the coding sequence ATGCGTAGCCTATCGATATTTCTAATTACACTTATATTATCACTCTCAACGCCTAAAGTTTTAGCAGCGTCAAATTTTGGCTACTTTGGCTTTGAGCCCGACATAATCACAAATTACATTGCGACATCGAATAAAAAGCTCGGATACGTGCGCGTGACCGTTGAGCTAATGATCAAAGATATGGGTAACTTAGAAGTGGTTGAACACCACTCTCCATTACTCCGTGATGCGATAGTTGAAATTATAAGTAAAGAACAAGAAGAGCGTGTAAAGTCGTTAACTGGTCGAGAAGAAATCCGTAAAAAATGCAGTGACCGCATTAAGGAATTATTAAAAGAAGAGACTGGTCAAGAAGTTGTTCACGATGTGTTGTTTACCAAATATTTATATTATTAA